A genomic stretch from Candidatus Nitrotoga arctica includes:
- the thiE gene encoding thiamine phosphate synthase — translation MNPAYVIKGVYAITPDCADTTDLLHRVRLALAGEVRVLQYRNKSANTAQRLEQAHALRKLTREFTIPFIVNDDAQLAAQVDADGVHLGIADGSVDTARATLGIHKIIGVSCYNRLSLAQNAVHAGADYVAFGAFFPSTIKPNAEVADIELLQQARAELPIPLVAIGGITLNNAASLVHAGADALAVISALFAAEDITVTAKKLSTLFNSSRFEDNRN, via the coding sequence ATGAATCCAGCGTACGTCATTAAAGGCGTTTACGCCATTACGCCCGACTGCGCTGACACTACAGATTTGCTGCATCGCGTGCGACTGGCACTGGCAGGCGAAGTACGGGTTCTGCAGTATCGCAATAAATCAGCGAATACTGCGCAGCGACTTGAGCAGGCTCACGCCTTACGCAAACTGACGCGTGAATTTACCATACCGTTTATTGTAAATGACGATGCACAACTGGCAGCGCAGGTAGATGCAGACGGCGTGCATTTAGGTATAGCGGATGGGAGCGTTGATACGGCGCGTGCCACACTGGGCATACATAAAATCATCGGCGTTTCTTGCTATAACCGTCTATCACTGGCTCAAAATGCAGTTCATGCAGGTGCGGATTACGTGGCATTCGGAGCATTTTTTCCTTCAACCATAAAGCCCAACGCTGAAGTGGCAGATATTGAGCTATTGCAGCAGGCGCGCGCCGAACTTCCCATACCACTGGTAGCAATAGGCGGCATCACACTGAACAATGCCGCATCGTTAGTACATGCCGGTGCAGATGCGCTGGCGGTGATTTCGGCTTTATTTGCCGCGGAAGACATTACGGTGACAGCAAAAAAATTGTCCACGTTATTTAATTCAAGTCGATTCGAAGATAATAGAAATTAG
- a CDS encoding rubredoxin, producing MTPNPEYKTYMCLICGWLYDEATGSPEDGILPGTRWEDVPINWICPECGARKEDFDMVEF from the coding sequence ATGACCCCGAACCCTGAATATAAAACCTATATGTGCCTTATTTGCGGCTGGCTGTACGATGAAGCCACTGGCTCTCCAGAAGATGGCATCTTGCCCGGCACGCGTTGGGAAGATGTGCCTATAAACTGGATTTGCCCGGAATGCGGGGCGCGTAAGGAAGATTTTGATATGGTTGAATTTTAA
- a CDS encoding heme biosynthesis HemY N-terminal domain-containing protein produces MKFLVWLLGLFSLAVALKLAAHNPGYVLLVYPPYRIEVSLTLFVLMMLALFVLGYFTVRLALSAVRLPAYVRQFRIERAHRKGRSAMMEALDAFFEGRFAVAEKAAVRAMELGESSGLNPVIAARAAHELREFERRDAYLASADNESAGVSTMRWMAQAKFNLDQHQPQAALQSLKELRESGVKGHVGALHLELRAQQQARNWDAILDVVDQLEKRSAMDSVAVAQIRQQAWLEKIRAHTLDAPALLAIWKSTPGEFKRRPKVVAAAARAFIHQGDCRNARQIITDRLNAAWDSDLVMLYGECLTGEAGSHIEQAEHWLKQHPDDAGLLLVLGKLCLHQGLWSKAQNYLDASNSIVPSSVAYTTLGHLSEKLHQPDEAFKYFQKAMALAQGK; encoded by the coding sequence ATGAAATTCCTGGTGTGGCTATTGGGATTATTCTCGCTGGCCGTGGCGCTGAAGTTGGCGGCACACAATCCCGGCTACGTGTTGCTAGTGTATCCGCCCTATCGTATTGAGGTGTCGCTCACCTTGTTTGTACTGATGATGTTAGCCCTGTTTGTGCTGGGATATTTTACCGTACGCTTGGCGCTGTCCGCCGTTCGCCTTCCCGCTTACGTGCGCCAGTTCCGCATTGAACGTGCTCACAGGAAAGGTCGGTCAGCCATGATGGAAGCGCTTGACGCGTTCTTCGAAGGGCGCTTTGCGGTGGCGGAAAAGGCTGCGGTACGCGCGATGGAATTAGGTGAAAGTTCCGGCCTCAACCCTGTCATTGCGGCACGTGCAGCGCATGAGCTACGTGAATTCGAGAGGCGAGATGCTTACCTGGCTTCAGCCGATAATGAGTCGGCAGGTGTATCCACCATGCGCTGGATGGCGCAAGCCAAATTTAATCTCGATCAACATCAGCCTCAAGCCGCGCTTCAATCGCTGAAAGAGTTGCGCGAGAGCGGAGTAAAAGGACATGTTGGCGCGCTTCATCTTGAGCTTAGGGCACAGCAACAGGCGCGAAATTGGGACGCAATACTGGATGTTGTAGATCAATTGGAAAAGCGCAGTGCAATGGACAGCGTCGCTGTTGCGCAGATACGCCAGCAAGCTTGGCTGGAAAAAATCCGCGCACACACGCTGGATGCTCCCGCGTTGCTGGCCATTTGGAAAAGCACCCCTGGCGAGTTCAAAAGGCGCCCTAAAGTTGTAGCAGCGGCGGCGCGTGCTTTCATCCATCAAGGGGATTGTCGTAACGCAAGGCAGATTATCACTGACAGACTGAACGCGGCATGGGATAGCGATTTGGTAATGCTCTATGGGGAATGCCTGACGGGCGAAGCAGGAAGCCATATTGAACAGGCAGAGCATTGGCTCAAGCAGCATCCGGACGATGCCGGATTATTGCTGGTGCTGGGGAAGCTGTGTTTGCATCAAGGGCTATGGAGTAAAGCTCAAAACTATCTGGATGCCAGCAACAGCATTGTACCCAGCAGCGTTGCGTATACTACGCTTGGTCATTTGTCTGAAAAATTGCACCAACCGGACGAGGCATTTAAGTATTTTCAGAAAGCAATGGCGTTGGCGCAGGGTAAATAA
- the thiD gene encoding bifunctional hydroxymethylpyrimidine kinase/phosphomethylpyrimidine kinase yields the protein MSDIPPIVLTFGATDPSGGAGLQADILTIASMGCHPLSVVTAVTVQDTGGVDDIFPIDAEWVSDQARAVLEDMPVAAFKIGLLGSVENIAAIAEVISDYPDIPLVFDPVLASGRGDELADEDMLDALRELLLPQTTILTPNSIEARRLIQDEDNDEDNPDLAECAKRIVQLGCEYVLVTGTHEHTPKVINTLYGENGLVRSDSWARLSGIYHGSGCTLASAIASLLANGLSMNEAVKEAQEFTWQALQYAFRPGMGQHIPDRLFWARDDEEDESSVRH from the coding sequence ATGTCTGACATCCCGCCTATTGTTCTTACTTTTGGTGCAACAGATCCCAGCGGGGGAGCAGGTTTGCAGGCCGATATTCTGACTATTGCCAGCATGGGCTGTCATCCCTTGTCCGTTGTGACAGCAGTCACGGTACAGGACACGGGTGGAGTAGATGACATCTTTCCAATTGATGCTGAGTGGGTATCTGACCAGGCACGCGCAGTGCTGGAAGACATGCCCGTGGCGGCATTCAAAATCGGTCTGCTGGGCAGCGTAGAGAACATTGCGGCAATTGCTGAAGTGATCTCAGATTATCCCGATATTCCATTGGTATTTGACCCGGTGCTGGCATCCGGCCGCGGCGATGAACTGGCCGATGAGGACATGTTGGACGCACTGCGTGAATTGTTATTGCCGCAGACCACTATCTTGACACCGAATAGCATAGAGGCACGCCGCCTCATTCAAGATGAGGATAATGACGAAGATAACCCCGACCTGGCCGAGTGTGCCAAGCGCATCGTGCAGCTCGGTTGTGAATATGTGCTTGTGACTGGCACACACGAGCATACGCCCAAAGTAATTAACACTCTTTACGGCGAGAACGGTCTAGTACGTAGCGATAGCTGGGCGCGTCTGTCAGGCATTTATCATGGCTCCGGCTGCACCCTGGCCTCGGCCATTGCCTCTTTGCTGGCCAACGGACTGTCGATGAATGAAGCGGTGAAAGAGGCTCAGGAGTTCACTTGGCAGGCATTGCAATATGCCTTCCGCCCCGGCATGGGACAGCACATTCCAGATCGTTTATTTTGGGCCCGTGATGACGAAGAGGATGAATCCAGCGTACGTCATTAA